In Cottoperca gobio chromosome 1, fCotGob3.1, whole genome shotgun sequence, a genomic segment contains:
- the suz12b gene encoding polycomb protein suz12-B isoform X2, translating to MPSARNSGHIMSGASCKANGAVYPASSAMMNSVKKPKMEQIQADHELFLQAFEKPTQIYRFLRTRNLIAPIFLHRTLTFMSHRNSRTNARRKTFKVDDMLQTVERMKGEQDSPSLSSHLQLTFTGFFHKDEKPSQNSENEQNSVSLEVLLVKVCHKKRKDVSCPVKQVPTGKKQVPLNPDSNQTKHGSYPSLLVSSSEFEPSNSHMVKSYSLLFRVSRTGRRDTNCLVNGEANENIDVTDTPSRKKRSSSHREEGETTETFVAQMTVFDKNRRLQLLDGEYEVSMQGMEDSPVSKKRATWETILDGKVGERLPPFETFSQGPTLQFMLRWTGDASGKSTAPVAKPLATRNSDSSSPMETRTSNHRAALMMKESVSTDIQTRKEQVLCEPRQKLRIFYQFLYNNNTRQQTEARDDLHCPWCTLNCSKLYSLLKHLKLSHSRFIFNYVPHPKGARIDVSINESYDGSYVGNPQDIHSQPGFAFSRNGPVKRTAVTHILVCRPKRTKPSLSEFLETEDGELEQQRTYVSGHNRLYFHSDSCMPLRPQEMEEDSEDERDPDWLREKTATQLDEFTDVNEGEKEVMKLWNLHVMKYGFIADNQMNQAIMHFAENTGAYIIRRNLCRNFLLHLVSMHDFNLVSTTTIDHAMARLRQIQQELPDTEEEQQDQTLVPVGACNGIAVTSTGGKQGKRTKSALTD from the exons ATGCCATCGGCGAGG AACTCAGGTCATATTATGAGTGGGGCTAGTTGCAAAGCTAACGGCGCTGTGTACCCCGCCTCATCAGCAATGATGAACTCTGTGAAGAAGCCGAAGATGGAGCAGATTCAGGCCGACCATGAGCTGTTCCTACAGGCCTTTGAAA AACCAACTCAGATATACAGATTCCTCCGCACAAGGAATTTGATTGCA CCCATATTTTTGCACAGGACCCTTACGTTCATGTCTCACAGAAACAGCCGAACAAATGCCAGAAG aaaaacattcaaagtggATGATATGTTGCAGACAGTCGAGAGGATGAAGGGAGAGCAGGATTCTCCAAG TTTGTCTTCACATCTACAGTTAACCTTCACTGGGTTCTTCCATAAGGATG AAAAGCCATCTCAGAATTCAGAAAACGAACAAAATTCTGTGTCCTTAGAGGTGCTACTTGTCAAAGTCTGCCATAAAAAACGCAAG GATGTCAGCTGCCCGGTAAAGCAAGTGCCTACAGGTAAAAAGCAGGTGCCTTTGAATCCTGACAGTAACCAAACCAAGCATGGCTCCTACCCTTCCTTACTCGTCTCCAGCAGCGAGTTTGAGCCAAGCAACAGCCACATGGTTAAGTCTTACTCGCTCCTGTTCAGGGTGTCACGCACAGGGAGGAGGGACACTAATTGCCTGGTCAACGGAGAGGCCAACGAGAACATTG ATGTAACAGATACTCCTAGTAGAAAGAAGAGAAGTTCGTCCCatagagaggagggggagaccACAGAGACCTTTGTTGCACAGATGACTGTCTTTGATAAGAATAG GAGGTTGCAGCTGCTGGATGGGGAGTATGAGGTGTCGATGCAAGGCATGGAGGACAGCCCTGTCAGCAAGAAGCGAGCTACGTGGGAAACCATTCTTGATGGAAAGGTGGGGGAG AGACTGCCACCatttgagacattttctcaGGGACCCACATTGCAGTTCATGTTGCGTTGGACAGGTGATGCTAGCGGGAAGTCCACTGCCCCCGTGGCAAAACCTCTTGCTACGCGCAATTCCGACAGCTCAAGCCCCATGGAGACTCGAACCAGCAATCACCGAGCTGCCCTCATGA TGAAAGAGTCAGTGAGCACAGACATTCAGACGAGGAAAGAGCAGGTCCTGTGTGAGCCGCGGCAGAAGCTACGTATATTTTATCAG TTCTTGTACAACAATAACACGCGGCAGCAAACAGAGGCCAGAGATGATCTTCACTGTCCCTGGTGTACCCTGAATTGCAGCAAACTCTACAGCCTGCTCAAACACCTCAAACTCTCCCACTCCCGCTTCATCTTCAACTACGTG CCTCACCCCAAAGGAGCAAGGATAGATGTATCCATCAATGAGAGCTATGACGGCTCGTATGTTGGAAACCCTCAGGACATCCACAGCCAACCCGGCTTTGCTTTCAGCCGCAATGGCCCAGTTAAGAGGACTGCTGTAACTCACATACTGGTTTGCAG GCCCAAGAGGACCAAACCGAGTCTGTCAGAGTTCCTGGAGACTGAGGACGGAGAGTTGGAGCAGCAGAGGACTTATGTCAGCGGACACAACCGCCTCTACTTCCACAGTGACAGCTGCATGCCCCTGCGGCCccaggagatggaggaggacagtgaggacgAGAGAGATCCAGACTGGCTCAGAGAGAAGACTGCCACG CAACTGGACGAGTTCACAGATGTCAacgagggagagaaggaagtgaTGAAGCTGTGGAATCTGCATGTCATGAAGTATGG TTTCATTGCAGACAACCAGATGAATCAGGCCATAATGCATTTCGCAGAGAACACTGGCGCTTACATCATCCGCCGCAACCTCTGCCGCAACTTTCTCCTGCATCTAGTCAGCATGCACGACTTCAACCTGGTGAGCACAACCACCATTGATCATGCCATGGCCCGTCTGCGGCAGATCCAGCAAGAGCTTCCAGACactgaggaggagcagcaggaccAGACTCTGGTACCAGTAGGAGCCTGCAACGGCATCGCCGTCACCTCCACTGGAGGGAAACAGGGCAAGAGGACAAAAAGCGCACTGACGGACTGA
- the suz12b gene encoding polycomb protein suz12-B isoform X3: MPSARNSGHIMSGASCKANGAVYPASSAMMNSVKKPKMEQIQADHELFLQAFEKPTQIYRFLRTRNLIAPIFLHRTLTFMSHRNSRTNARRKTFKVDDMLQTVERMKGEQDSPSLSSHLQLTFTGFFHKDEKPSQNSENEQNSVSLEVLLVKVCHKKRKDVSCPVKQVPTGKKQVPLNPDSNQTKHGSYPSLLVSSSEFEPSNSHMVKSYSLLFRVSRTGRRDTNCLVNGEANENIDVTDTPSRKKRSSSHREEGETTETFVAQMTVFDKNRRLQLLDGEYEVSMQGMEDSPVSKKRATWETILDGKVGERLPPFETFSQGPTLQFMLRWTGDASGKSTAPVAKPLATRNSDSSSPMETRTSNHRAALMTVKESVSTDIQTRKEQVLCEPRQKLRIFYQFLYNNNTRQQTEARDDLHCPWCTLNCSKLYSLLKHLKLSHSRFIFNYVPHPKGARIDVSINESYDGSYVGNPQDIHSQPGFAFSRNGPVKRTAVTHILVCRPKRTKPSLSEFLETEDGELEQQRTYVSGHNRLYFHSDSCMPLRPQEMEEDSEDERDPDWLREKTATQLDEFTDVNEGEKEVMKLWNLHVMNFIADNQMNQAIMHFAENTGAYIIRRNLCRNFLLHLVSMHDFNLVSTTTIDHAMARLRQIQQELPDTEEEQQDQTLVPVGACNGIAVTSTGGKQGKRTKSALTD; the protein is encoded by the exons ATGCCATCGGCGAGG AACTCAGGTCATATTATGAGTGGGGCTAGTTGCAAAGCTAACGGCGCTGTGTACCCCGCCTCATCAGCAATGATGAACTCTGTGAAGAAGCCGAAGATGGAGCAGATTCAGGCCGACCATGAGCTGTTCCTACAGGCCTTTGAAA AACCAACTCAGATATACAGATTCCTCCGCACAAGGAATTTGATTGCA CCCATATTTTTGCACAGGACCCTTACGTTCATGTCTCACAGAAACAGCCGAACAAATGCCAGAAG aaaaacattcaaagtggATGATATGTTGCAGACAGTCGAGAGGATGAAGGGAGAGCAGGATTCTCCAAG TTTGTCTTCACATCTACAGTTAACCTTCACTGGGTTCTTCCATAAGGATG AAAAGCCATCTCAGAATTCAGAAAACGAACAAAATTCTGTGTCCTTAGAGGTGCTACTTGTCAAAGTCTGCCATAAAAAACGCAAG GATGTCAGCTGCCCGGTAAAGCAAGTGCCTACAGGTAAAAAGCAGGTGCCTTTGAATCCTGACAGTAACCAAACCAAGCATGGCTCCTACCCTTCCTTACTCGTCTCCAGCAGCGAGTTTGAGCCAAGCAACAGCCACATGGTTAAGTCTTACTCGCTCCTGTTCAGGGTGTCACGCACAGGGAGGAGGGACACTAATTGCCTGGTCAACGGAGAGGCCAACGAGAACATTG ATGTAACAGATACTCCTAGTAGAAAGAAGAGAAGTTCGTCCCatagagaggagggggagaccACAGAGACCTTTGTTGCACAGATGACTGTCTTTGATAAGAATAG GAGGTTGCAGCTGCTGGATGGGGAGTATGAGGTGTCGATGCAAGGCATGGAGGACAGCCCTGTCAGCAAGAAGCGAGCTACGTGGGAAACCATTCTTGATGGAAAGGTGGGGGAG AGACTGCCACCatttgagacattttctcaGGGACCCACATTGCAGTTCATGTTGCGTTGGACAGGTGATGCTAGCGGGAAGTCCACTGCCCCCGTGGCAAAACCTCTTGCTACGCGCAATTCCGACAGCTCAAGCCCCATGGAGACTCGAACCAGCAATCACCGAGCTGCCCTCATGA CAGTGAAAGAGTCAGTGAGCACAGACATTCAGACGAGGAAAGAGCAGGTCCTGTGTGAGCCGCGGCAGAAGCTACGTATATTTTATCAG TTCTTGTACAACAATAACACGCGGCAGCAAACAGAGGCCAGAGATGATCTTCACTGTCCCTGGTGTACCCTGAATTGCAGCAAACTCTACAGCCTGCTCAAACACCTCAAACTCTCCCACTCCCGCTTCATCTTCAACTACGTG CCTCACCCCAAAGGAGCAAGGATAGATGTATCCATCAATGAGAGCTATGACGGCTCGTATGTTGGAAACCCTCAGGACATCCACAGCCAACCCGGCTTTGCTTTCAGCCGCAATGGCCCAGTTAAGAGGACTGCTGTAACTCACATACTGGTTTGCAG GCCCAAGAGGACCAAACCGAGTCTGTCAGAGTTCCTGGAGACTGAGGACGGAGAGTTGGAGCAGCAGAGGACTTATGTCAGCGGACACAACCGCCTCTACTTCCACAGTGACAGCTGCATGCCCCTGCGGCCccaggagatggaggaggacagtgaggacgAGAGAGATCCAGACTGGCTCAGAGAGAAGACTGCCACG CAACTGGACGAGTTCACAGATGTCAacgagggagagaaggaagtgaTGAAGCTGTGGAATCTGCATGTCATGAA TTTCATTGCAGACAACCAGATGAATCAGGCCATAATGCATTTCGCAGAGAACACTGGCGCTTACATCATCCGCCGCAACCTCTGCCGCAACTTTCTCCTGCATCTAGTCAGCATGCACGACTTCAACCTGGTGAGCACAACCACCATTGATCATGCCATGGCCCGTCTGCGGCAGATCCAGCAAGAGCTTCCAGACactgaggaggagcagcaggaccAGACTCTGGTACCAGTAGGAGCCTGCAACGGCATCGCCGTCACCTCCACTGGAGGGAAACAGGGCAAGAGGACAAAAAGCGCACTGACGGACTGA
- the suz12b gene encoding polycomb protein suz12-B isoform X1 has translation MPSARNSGHIMSGASCKANGAVYPASSAMMNSVKKPKMEQIQADHELFLQAFEKPTQIYRFLRTRNLIAPIFLHRTLTFMSHRNSRTNARRKTFKVDDMLQTVERMKGEQDSPSLSSHLQLTFTGFFHKDEKPSQNSENEQNSVSLEVLLVKVCHKKRKDVSCPVKQVPTGKKQVPLNPDSNQTKHGSYPSLLVSSSEFEPSNSHMVKSYSLLFRVSRTGRRDTNCLVNGEANENIDVTDTPSRKKRSSSHREEGETTETFVAQMTVFDKNRRLQLLDGEYEVSMQGMEDSPVSKKRATWETILDGKVGERLPPFETFSQGPTLQFMLRWTGDASGKSTAPVAKPLATRNSDSSSPMETRTSNHRAALMTVKESVSTDIQTRKEQVLCEPRQKLRIFYQFLYNNNTRQQTEARDDLHCPWCTLNCSKLYSLLKHLKLSHSRFIFNYVPHPKGARIDVSINESYDGSYVGNPQDIHSQPGFAFSRNGPVKRTAVTHILVCRPKRTKPSLSEFLETEDGELEQQRTYVSGHNRLYFHSDSCMPLRPQEMEEDSEDERDPDWLREKTATQLDEFTDVNEGEKEVMKLWNLHVMKYGFIADNQMNQAIMHFAENTGAYIIRRNLCRNFLLHLVSMHDFNLVSTTTIDHAMARLRQIQQELPDTEEEQQDQTLVPVGACNGIAVTSTGGKQGKRTKSALTD, from the exons ATGCCATCGGCGAGG AACTCAGGTCATATTATGAGTGGGGCTAGTTGCAAAGCTAACGGCGCTGTGTACCCCGCCTCATCAGCAATGATGAACTCTGTGAAGAAGCCGAAGATGGAGCAGATTCAGGCCGACCATGAGCTGTTCCTACAGGCCTTTGAAA AACCAACTCAGATATACAGATTCCTCCGCACAAGGAATTTGATTGCA CCCATATTTTTGCACAGGACCCTTACGTTCATGTCTCACAGAAACAGCCGAACAAATGCCAGAAG aaaaacattcaaagtggATGATATGTTGCAGACAGTCGAGAGGATGAAGGGAGAGCAGGATTCTCCAAG TTTGTCTTCACATCTACAGTTAACCTTCACTGGGTTCTTCCATAAGGATG AAAAGCCATCTCAGAATTCAGAAAACGAACAAAATTCTGTGTCCTTAGAGGTGCTACTTGTCAAAGTCTGCCATAAAAAACGCAAG GATGTCAGCTGCCCGGTAAAGCAAGTGCCTACAGGTAAAAAGCAGGTGCCTTTGAATCCTGACAGTAACCAAACCAAGCATGGCTCCTACCCTTCCTTACTCGTCTCCAGCAGCGAGTTTGAGCCAAGCAACAGCCACATGGTTAAGTCTTACTCGCTCCTGTTCAGGGTGTCACGCACAGGGAGGAGGGACACTAATTGCCTGGTCAACGGAGAGGCCAACGAGAACATTG ATGTAACAGATACTCCTAGTAGAAAGAAGAGAAGTTCGTCCCatagagaggagggggagaccACAGAGACCTTTGTTGCACAGATGACTGTCTTTGATAAGAATAG GAGGTTGCAGCTGCTGGATGGGGAGTATGAGGTGTCGATGCAAGGCATGGAGGACAGCCCTGTCAGCAAGAAGCGAGCTACGTGGGAAACCATTCTTGATGGAAAGGTGGGGGAG AGACTGCCACCatttgagacattttctcaGGGACCCACATTGCAGTTCATGTTGCGTTGGACAGGTGATGCTAGCGGGAAGTCCACTGCCCCCGTGGCAAAACCTCTTGCTACGCGCAATTCCGACAGCTCAAGCCCCATGGAGACTCGAACCAGCAATCACCGAGCTGCCCTCATGA CAGTGAAAGAGTCAGTGAGCACAGACATTCAGACGAGGAAAGAGCAGGTCCTGTGTGAGCCGCGGCAGAAGCTACGTATATTTTATCAG TTCTTGTACAACAATAACACGCGGCAGCAAACAGAGGCCAGAGATGATCTTCACTGTCCCTGGTGTACCCTGAATTGCAGCAAACTCTACAGCCTGCTCAAACACCTCAAACTCTCCCACTCCCGCTTCATCTTCAACTACGTG CCTCACCCCAAAGGAGCAAGGATAGATGTATCCATCAATGAGAGCTATGACGGCTCGTATGTTGGAAACCCTCAGGACATCCACAGCCAACCCGGCTTTGCTTTCAGCCGCAATGGCCCAGTTAAGAGGACTGCTGTAACTCACATACTGGTTTGCAG GCCCAAGAGGACCAAACCGAGTCTGTCAGAGTTCCTGGAGACTGAGGACGGAGAGTTGGAGCAGCAGAGGACTTATGTCAGCGGACACAACCGCCTCTACTTCCACAGTGACAGCTGCATGCCCCTGCGGCCccaggagatggaggaggacagtgaggacgAGAGAGATCCAGACTGGCTCAGAGAGAAGACTGCCACG CAACTGGACGAGTTCACAGATGTCAacgagggagagaaggaagtgaTGAAGCTGTGGAATCTGCATGTCATGAAGTATGG TTTCATTGCAGACAACCAGATGAATCAGGCCATAATGCATTTCGCAGAGAACACTGGCGCTTACATCATCCGCCGCAACCTCTGCCGCAACTTTCTCCTGCATCTAGTCAGCATGCACGACTTCAACCTGGTGAGCACAACCACCATTGATCATGCCATGGCCCGTCTGCGGCAGATCCAGCAAGAGCTTCCAGACactgaggaggagcagcaggaccAGACTCTGGTACCAGTAGGAGCCTGCAACGGCATCGCCGTCACCTCCACTGGAGGGAAACAGGGCAAGAGGACAAAAAGCGCACTGACGGACTGA
- the suz12b gene encoding polycomb protein suz12-B isoform X4: MPSARNSGHIMSGASCKANGAVYPASSAMMNSVKKPKMEQIQADHELFLQAFEKPTQIYRFLRTRNLIAPIFLHRTLTFMSHRNSRTNARRKTFKVDDMLQTVERMKGEQDSPSLSSHLQLTFTGFFHKDEKPSQNSENEQNSVSLEVLLVKVCHKKRKDVSCPVKQVPTGKKQVPLNPDSNQTKHGSYPSLLVSSSEFEPSNSHMVKSYSLLFRVSRTGRRDTNCLVNGEANENIDVTDTPSRKKRSSSHREEGETTETFVAQMTVFDKNRRLQLLDGEYEVSMQGMEDSPVSKKRATWETILDGKRLPPFETFSQGPTLQFMLRWTGDASGKSTAPVAKPLATRNSDSSSPMETRTSNHRAALMTVKESVSTDIQTRKEQVLCEPRQKLRIFYQFLYNNNTRQQTEARDDLHCPWCTLNCSKLYSLLKHLKLSHSRFIFNYVPHPKGARIDVSINESYDGSYVGNPQDIHSQPGFAFSRNGPVKRTAVTHILVCRPKRTKPSLSEFLETEDGELEQQRTYVSGHNRLYFHSDSCMPLRPQEMEEDSEDERDPDWLREKTATQLDEFTDVNEGEKEVMKLWNLHVMKYGFIADNQMNQAIMHFAENTGAYIIRRNLCRNFLLHLVSMHDFNLVSTTTIDHAMARLRQIQQELPDTEEEQQDQTLVPVGACNGIAVTSTGGKQGKRTKSALTD, translated from the exons ATGCCATCGGCGAGG AACTCAGGTCATATTATGAGTGGGGCTAGTTGCAAAGCTAACGGCGCTGTGTACCCCGCCTCATCAGCAATGATGAACTCTGTGAAGAAGCCGAAGATGGAGCAGATTCAGGCCGACCATGAGCTGTTCCTACAGGCCTTTGAAA AACCAACTCAGATATACAGATTCCTCCGCACAAGGAATTTGATTGCA CCCATATTTTTGCACAGGACCCTTACGTTCATGTCTCACAGAAACAGCCGAACAAATGCCAGAAG aaaaacattcaaagtggATGATATGTTGCAGACAGTCGAGAGGATGAAGGGAGAGCAGGATTCTCCAAG TTTGTCTTCACATCTACAGTTAACCTTCACTGGGTTCTTCCATAAGGATG AAAAGCCATCTCAGAATTCAGAAAACGAACAAAATTCTGTGTCCTTAGAGGTGCTACTTGTCAAAGTCTGCCATAAAAAACGCAAG GATGTCAGCTGCCCGGTAAAGCAAGTGCCTACAGGTAAAAAGCAGGTGCCTTTGAATCCTGACAGTAACCAAACCAAGCATGGCTCCTACCCTTCCTTACTCGTCTCCAGCAGCGAGTTTGAGCCAAGCAACAGCCACATGGTTAAGTCTTACTCGCTCCTGTTCAGGGTGTCACGCACAGGGAGGAGGGACACTAATTGCCTGGTCAACGGAGAGGCCAACGAGAACATTG ATGTAACAGATACTCCTAGTAGAAAGAAGAGAAGTTCGTCCCatagagaggagggggagaccACAGAGACCTTTGTTGCACAGATGACTGTCTTTGATAAGAATAG GAGGTTGCAGCTGCTGGATGGGGAGTATGAGGTGTCGATGCAAGGCATGGAGGACAGCCCTGTCAGCAAGAAGCGAGCTACGTGGGAAACCATTCTTGATGGAAAG AGACTGCCACCatttgagacattttctcaGGGACCCACATTGCAGTTCATGTTGCGTTGGACAGGTGATGCTAGCGGGAAGTCCACTGCCCCCGTGGCAAAACCTCTTGCTACGCGCAATTCCGACAGCTCAAGCCCCATGGAGACTCGAACCAGCAATCACCGAGCTGCCCTCATGA CAGTGAAAGAGTCAGTGAGCACAGACATTCAGACGAGGAAAGAGCAGGTCCTGTGTGAGCCGCGGCAGAAGCTACGTATATTTTATCAG TTCTTGTACAACAATAACACGCGGCAGCAAACAGAGGCCAGAGATGATCTTCACTGTCCCTGGTGTACCCTGAATTGCAGCAAACTCTACAGCCTGCTCAAACACCTCAAACTCTCCCACTCCCGCTTCATCTTCAACTACGTG CCTCACCCCAAAGGAGCAAGGATAGATGTATCCATCAATGAGAGCTATGACGGCTCGTATGTTGGAAACCCTCAGGACATCCACAGCCAACCCGGCTTTGCTTTCAGCCGCAATGGCCCAGTTAAGAGGACTGCTGTAACTCACATACTGGTTTGCAG GCCCAAGAGGACCAAACCGAGTCTGTCAGAGTTCCTGGAGACTGAGGACGGAGAGTTGGAGCAGCAGAGGACTTATGTCAGCGGACACAACCGCCTCTACTTCCACAGTGACAGCTGCATGCCCCTGCGGCCccaggagatggaggaggacagtgaggacgAGAGAGATCCAGACTGGCTCAGAGAGAAGACTGCCACG CAACTGGACGAGTTCACAGATGTCAacgagggagagaaggaagtgaTGAAGCTGTGGAATCTGCATGTCATGAAGTATGG TTTCATTGCAGACAACCAGATGAATCAGGCCATAATGCATTTCGCAGAGAACACTGGCGCTTACATCATCCGCCGCAACCTCTGCCGCAACTTTCTCCTGCATCTAGTCAGCATGCACGACTTCAACCTGGTGAGCACAACCACCATTGATCATGCCATGGCCCGTCTGCGGCAGATCCAGCAAGAGCTTCCAGACactgaggaggagcagcaggaccAGACTCTGGTACCAGTAGGAGCCTGCAACGGCATCGCCGTCACCTCCACTGGAGGGAAACAGGGCAAGAGGACAAAAAGCGCACTGACGGACTGA
- the suz12b gene encoding polycomb protein suz12-B isoform X5: MPSARNSGHIMSGASCKANGAVYPASSAMMNSVKKPKMEQIQADHELFLQAFEKPTQIYRFLRTRNLIAPIFLHRTLTFMSHRNSRTNARRKTFKVDDMLQTVERMKGEQDSPSLSSHLQLTFTGFFHKDEKPSQNSENEQNSVSLEVLLVKVCHKKRKDVSCPVKQVPTGKKQVPLNPDSNQTKHGSYPSLLVSSSEFEPSNSHMVKSYSLLFRVSRTGRRDTNCLVNGEANENIDTPSRKKRSSSHREEGETTETFVAQMTVFDKNRRLQLLDGEYEVSMQGMEDSPVSKKRATWETILDGKVGERLPPFETFSQGPTLQFMLRWTGDASGKSTAPVAKPLATRNSDSSSPMETRTSNHRAALMTVKESVSTDIQTRKEQVLCEPRQKLRIFYQFLYNNNTRQQTEARDDLHCPWCTLNCSKLYSLLKHLKLSHSRFIFNYVPHPKGARIDVSINESYDGSYVGNPQDIHSQPGFAFSRNGPVKRTAVTHILVCRPKRTKPSLSEFLETEDGELEQQRTYVSGHNRLYFHSDSCMPLRPQEMEEDSEDERDPDWLREKTATQLDEFTDVNEGEKEVMKLWNLHVMKYGFIADNQMNQAIMHFAENTGAYIIRRNLCRNFLLHLVSMHDFNLVSTTTIDHAMARLRQIQQELPDTEEEQQDQTLVPVGACNGIAVTSTGGKQGKRTKSALTD, encoded by the exons ATGCCATCGGCGAGG AACTCAGGTCATATTATGAGTGGGGCTAGTTGCAAAGCTAACGGCGCTGTGTACCCCGCCTCATCAGCAATGATGAACTCTGTGAAGAAGCCGAAGATGGAGCAGATTCAGGCCGACCATGAGCTGTTCCTACAGGCCTTTGAAA AACCAACTCAGATATACAGATTCCTCCGCACAAGGAATTTGATTGCA CCCATATTTTTGCACAGGACCCTTACGTTCATGTCTCACAGAAACAGCCGAACAAATGCCAGAAG aaaaacattcaaagtggATGATATGTTGCAGACAGTCGAGAGGATGAAGGGAGAGCAGGATTCTCCAAG TTTGTCTTCACATCTACAGTTAACCTTCACTGGGTTCTTCCATAAGGATG AAAAGCCATCTCAGAATTCAGAAAACGAACAAAATTCTGTGTCCTTAGAGGTGCTACTTGTCAAAGTCTGCCATAAAAAACGCAAG GATGTCAGCTGCCCGGTAAAGCAAGTGCCTACAGGTAAAAAGCAGGTGCCTTTGAATCCTGACAGTAACCAAACCAAGCATGGCTCCTACCCTTCCTTACTCGTCTCCAGCAGCGAGTTTGAGCCAAGCAACAGCCACATGGTTAAGTCTTACTCGCTCCTGTTCAGGGTGTCACGCACAGGGAGGAGGGACACTAATTGCCTGGTCAACGGAGAGGCCAACGAGAACATTG ATACTCCTAGTAGAAAGAAGAGAAGTTCGTCCCatagagaggagggggagaccACAGAGACCTTTGTTGCACAGATGACTGTCTTTGATAAGAATAG GAGGTTGCAGCTGCTGGATGGGGAGTATGAGGTGTCGATGCAAGGCATGGAGGACAGCCCTGTCAGCAAGAAGCGAGCTACGTGGGAAACCATTCTTGATGGAAAGGTGGGGGAG AGACTGCCACCatttgagacattttctcaGGGACCCACATTGCAGTTCATGTTGCGTTGGACAGGTGATGCTAGCGGGAAGTCCACTGCCCCCGTGGCAAAACCTCTTGCTACGCGCAATTCCGACAGCTCAAGCCCCATGGAGACTCGAACCAGCAATCACCGAGCTGCCCTCATGA CAGTGAAAGAGTCAGTGAGCACAGACATTCAGACGAGGAAAGAGCAGGTCCTGTGTGAGCCGCGGCAGAAGCTACGTATATTTTATCAG TTCTTGTACAACAATAACACGCGGCAGCAAACAGAGGCCAGAGATGATCTTCACTGTCCCTGGTGTACCCTGAATTGCAGCAAACTCTACAGCCTGCTCAAACACCTCAAACTCTCCCACTCCCGCTTCATCTTCAACTACGTG CCTCACCCCAAAGGAGCAAGGATAGATGTATCCATCAATGAGAGCTATGACGGCTCGTATGTTGGAAACCCTCAGGACATCCACAGCCAACCCGGCTTTGCTTTCAGCCGCAATGGCCCAGTTAAGAGGACTGCTGTAACTCACATACTGGTTTGCAG GCCCAAGAGGACCAAACCGAGTCTGTCAGAGTTCCTGGAGACTGAGGACGGAGAGTTGGAGCAGCAGAGGACTTATGTCAGCGGACACAACCGCCTCTACTTCCACAGTGACAGCTGCATGCCCCTGCGGCCccaggagatggaggaggacagtgaggacgAGAGAGATCCAGACTGGCTCAGAGAGAAGACTGCCACG CAACTGGACGAGTTCACAGATGTCAacgagggagagaaggaagtgaTGAAGCTGTGGAATCTGCATGTCATGAAGTATGG TTTCATTGCAGACAACCAGATGAATCAGGCCATAATGCATTTCGCAGAGAACACTGGCGCTTACATCATCCGCCGCAACCTCTGCCGCAACTTTCTCCTGCATCTAGTCAGCATGCACGACTTCAACCTGGTGAGCACAACCACCATTGATCATGCCATGGCCCGTCTGCGGCAGATCCAGCAAGAGCTTCCAGACactgaggaggagcagcaggaccAGACTCTGGTACCAGTAGGAGCCTGCAACGGCATCGCCGTCACCTCCACTGGAGGGAAACAGGGCAAGAGGACAAAAAGCGCACTGACGGACTGA